A section of the Falco biarmicus isolate bFalBia1 chromosome 3, bFalBia1.pri, whole genome shotgun sequence genome encodes:
- the MSC gene encoding musculin, whose amino-acid sequence MVCAADTRYIALSRGASPPRAPPRLRAGTDSPRRGRPALGRLAGAPRPSAPSRLPRCPPPGLPPGTMSTGSGSEAEELPEMDLRALQLDYPPPPAKRQPRGELYPSGDNSSAAEEEEEEEEEEEEEDGEGSCATGPAGSGCKRKRARGGGPGGKKAVPGPRGPPPEGKQSQRNAANARERARMRVLSKAFSRLKTSLPWVPPDTKLSKLDTLRLASSYIAHLRQLLQEDRYENGYVHPVNLTWPFVVSGRPDSDTKEVSTASRLCGTTA is encoded by the exons ATGGTTTGCGCCGCGGACACCCGATATATAGCGCTGTCAAGGGGCGCATCCCCCCCGCGCGCCCCCCCGCGCCTCCGCGCCGGCACGGACTctccgcggcggggccgccccgcgctGGGCCGACTCGCCGGCGCGCCTCGGCCGTCCGCCCCCTCCCgcctgccccgctgcccgcctCCCGGCCTCCCTCCCGGGACCATGTCCACGGGCTCCGGGAGCGAGGCGGAGGAGCTGCCCGAGATGGACCTGCGGGCGCTGCAGCTGGACtacccgccgccgccggccaAGCGCCAGCCCCGCGGCGAGCTCTACCCCTCGGGGGACAACTCTTCggcggcggaggaggaggaggaggaggaagaggaggaggaggaggaggacggcGAGGGCAGCTGCGCGACGGGAccggcgggcagcggctgcAAGAGGaagcgggcgcggggcggcggccccgggggcaAGAAGGCGGtgccggggccgcgggggccgCCGCCCGAGGGCAAGCAGTCCCAGCGCAACGCGGCCAACGCGCGGGAGCGGGCGCGGATGCGGGTGCTGAGCAAAGCGTTCTCCCGGCTGAAGACGAGCCTGCCCTGGGTGCCACCCGACACCAAGCTCTCCAAGCTGGACACGCTGCGCCTGGCGTCCAGCTACATCGCCCACCTccggcagctcctgcaggaggaCCGCTACGAGAACGGCTACGTCCACCCCGTCAACCTG ACTTGGCCATTTGTGGTTTCAGGAAGACCTGACTCTGACACCAAAGAAGTTTCTACTGCCAGCAGATTATGTGGAACTACCGCATAG